The Chaetodon trifascialis isolate fChaTrf1 chromosome 16, fChaTrf1.hap1, whole genome shotgun sequence genome includes a region encoding these proteins:
- the LOC139344662 gene encoding protocadherin alpha-C2-like isoform X1: protein MMALVIAPSRTRLIAAVLSFGTLWGCALSITRYSIPEEMEEGSFVANLATDLGLDVRSLVERRAKLDVIHSKNYLDINKETGELIIREKIDRESICMTKTTSCFLKMDVILENPIRIFNIELEIMDINDNAPVFRRRTMHLDVSEATPPGERFSLTNAVDADVGANSIKTYYLSQSQYFNIDIQTGSDGSKYVDLVLNGNLDREEHAVHNLILTAVDGGVPPRSGTASIVINVLDINDNAPLFSQPVFAVNVSENSAAGTVVMTLNATDLDEGTNAQLVYSYTLYTSEKTQELFSLDPSSGEIKVKGVIDYEESQSFEMHIQAQDRGANPLSGHCKVMVFVTDLNDNYPEVIIKSVKSALTENVSVGTLIAVVSVSDRDSGVNGEVALTLNQQRSLPFRLNRSSEGYFELLVSKPLDREVVSKYDITLRVTDKGSPPLSENETITLEILDVNDNAPTFPQSFYTIHVVENNLPGALLTSLSAFDPDLNENQYLVYFIMEKEIVNTSMSMLFSINPENGDLYALKTFDYERERDFLFHIEARDSGVPPLSSNVTVHIIILDQNDNTPLIVSPWRAQGSVVEEVIPRSTDKGHLVAKVIAIDADSEQNSRVTYQLLQISDASLFSLDQYNGEIRTTRMFSYRDPRQQRLVIVAKDNGEPALSATVTIKISTVEHVMSFSETTELPIEYDVFTDLNLYLVIGLGAVSFLLLITILVIIVLKCQKPKPKAIKIPPANRNSVISRNSVISQRSSTIADSTLISSDAYWYSLFLAETRKGKVVVRQPIIPKGAGYFVSSIPRSIGPSETTDSRASTLEGPRRELP from the coding sequence atgaTGGCGCTTGTCATTGCACCTTCACGGACACGATTGATCGCGGCTGTTTTATCGTTCGGTACACTATGGGGATGCGCGCTTTCCATCACTCGGTACTCTATTCCAGAGGAGATGGAAGAGGGCTCCTTTGTTGCCAATCTGGCCACAGATTTAGGTCTGGATGTTCGCAGTTTGGTGGAGCGCAGAGCAAAACTCGATGTCATTCACAGCAAGAATTACCTTGACATCAACAAAGAAACAGGGGAGTTGATCATCCGCGAGAAGATCGACCGGGAAAGCATATGCATGACTAAAACCACCTCGTGCTTTCTGAAAATGGATGTCATACTCGAAAACCCCATTCGCATTTTTAACATCGAGTTGGAAATCATGGACATCAACGACAACGCGCCCGTGTTTCGCAGAAGGACAATGCACTTGGACGTGTCGGAGGCAACCCCTCCCGGTGAGAGATTTTCATTGACAAACGCCGTGGATGCGGATGTGGGGGCGAATTCAATCAAGACCTACTATCTCAGCCAGAGCCAATACTTCAACATCGACATACAGACTGGCAGCGATGGCTCCAAATATGTCGATTTAGTGCTGAACGGTAATTTGGATCGAGAGGAGCATGCAGTTCATAATTTGATTTTAACCGCTGTGGATGGAGGGGTGCCTCCCCGCTCCGGCACAGCCAGCATCGTTATCAATGTCTTGGATATCAATGACAACGCCCCCCTGTTCAGTCAGCCGGTGTTTGCAGTCAACGTTTCAGAGAACTCGGCTGCAGGGACAGTGGTCATGACCTTAAACGCAACAGACTTGGATGAAGGCACGAACGCTCAGTTAGTATATTCATACACTCTCTACACCTCAGAGAAGACTCAGGAGCTCTTCTCACTTGATCCAAGCTCGGGTGAGATCAAGGTGAAGGGGGTGATCGACTACGAAGAGAGTCAGAGTTTTGAGATGCACATACAGGCTCAGGACAGAGGGGCCAACCCGTTGTCCGGTCACTGTAAAGTCATGGTGTTCGTCACAGATCTGAATGATAACTACCCAGAGGTGATCATCAAGTCTGTGAAAAGTGCGCTGACTGAGAATGTCTCAGTAGGGACGCTAATAGCAGTGGTCAGTGTCAGTGACAGGGACTCTGGGGTCAACGGGGAGGTGGCGCTCACTCTGAATCAGCAGCGGTCTTTGCCGTTCCGCCTCAACAGATCCTCAGAGGGTTACTTTGAGCTGCTGGTTTCAAAGCCGCTAGACAGAGAGGTAGTAAGCAAATATGACATCACCCTGAGGGTGACAGACAAAGGCTCGCCGCCCTTATCTGAAAACGAAACCATCACTTTAGAGATTCTAGATGTCAATGACAATGCACCCACATTCCCCCAGTCCTTCTACACCATCCATGTGGTGGAGAATAACCTACCAGGGGCATTGTTGACATCTCTTAGTGCGTTTGACCCAGATCTCAATGAAAACCAGTACTTGGTTTATTTCATAATGGAGAAGGAGATTGTTAACACGTCTATGTCAATGCTGTTCTCCATCAACCCTGAGAACGGTGATCTCTATGCCCTGAAGACCTTTGactatgagagagagagggatttcCTTTTCCACATCGAGGCTCGAGACTCTGGTGTTCCCCCGCTGAGCAGCAATGTGACAGTTCACATCATCATTCTGGACCAGAATGACAACACTCCTCTCATAGTGTCACCGTGGAGGGCTCAGGGCTCTGTCGTGGAGGAGGTGATACCGAGGTCCACGGATAAGGGGCACCTGGTGGCCAAAGTGATCGCTATCGATGCAGATTCTGAGCAGAACTCCAGGGTCACGTATCAGCTCCTGCAGATCAGCGATGCAAGCCTCTTCAGCCTGGACCAGTACAACGGTGAGATCCGGACGACGAGGATGTTCAGTTACAGAGACCCAAGACAACAGCGGCTGGTGATTGTTGCCAAAGACAATGGCGAACCTGCTCTCTCTGCTACCGTCACCATCAAGATATCAACAGTGGAACATGTCATGTCCTTTTCAGAGACCACAGAGCTGCCAATAGAGTACGATGTCTTCACAGACCTGAACCTGTACTTAGTAATCGGCTTAGGGGCCgtgtcatttctgctgctgataaCCATCTTGGTTATTATTGTGCTGAAGTGTCAAAAACCAAAGCCAAAGGCCATCAAGATCCCCCCAGCCAACAGAAACAGCGTGATCAGCAGGAACAGCGTGATCAGCCAGAGAAGCTCCACCATCGCAGATTCCACCCTCATCTCCAGCGATGCCTATTGGTACAGTTTGTTCCTCGCAGAGACCAGGAAAGGCAAAGTGGTCGTGAGACAGCCGATAATTCCCAAAGGAGCAGGGTATTTTGTGTCCAGTATACCCAGGAGCATAGGGCCAAGTGAGACCACAGACTCCAGAGCATCCACACTGGAG
- the LOC139344662 gene encoding protocadherin alpha-C2-like isoform X2 — protein sequence MMALVIAPSRTRLIAAVLSFGTLWGCALSITRYSIPEEMEEGSFVANLATDLGLDVRSLVERRAKLDVIHSKNYLDINKETGELIIREKIDRESICMTKTTSCFLKMDVILENPIRIFNIELEIMDINDNAPVFRRRTMHLDVSEATPPGERFSLTNAVDADVGANSIKTYYLSQSQYFNIDIQTGSDGSKYVDLVLNGNLDREEHAVHNLILTAVDGGVPPRSGTASIVINVLDINDNAPLFSQPVFAVNVSENSAAGTVVMTLNATDLDEGTNAQLVYSYTLYTSEKTQELFSLDPSSGEIKVKGVIDYEESQSFEMHIQAQDRGANPLSGHCKVMVFVTDLNDNYPEVIIKSVKSALTENVSVGTLIAVVSVSDRDSGVNGEVALTLNQQRSLPFRLNRSSEGYFELLVSKPLDREVVSKYDITLRVTDKGSPPLSENETITLEILDVNDNAPTFPQSFYTIHVVENNLPGALLTSLSAFDPDLNENQYLVYFIMEKEIVNTSMSMLFSINPENGDLYALKTFDYERERDFLFHIEARDSGVPPLSSNVTVHIIILDQNDNTPLIVSPWRAQGSVVEEVIPRSTDKGHLVAKVIAIDADSEQNSRVTYQLLQISDASLFSLDQYNGEIRTTRMFSYRDPRQQRLVIVAKDNGEPALSATVTIKISTVEHVMSFSETTELPIEYDVFTDLNLYLVIGLGAVSFLLLITILVIIVLKCQKPKPKAIKIPPANRNSVISRNSVISQRSSTIADSTLISSDAYWYSLFLAETRKGKVVVRQPIIPKGAGYFVSSIPRSIGPSETTDSRASTLEYSK from the coding sequence atgaTGGCGCTTGTCATTGCACCTTCACGGACACGATTGATCGCGGCTGTTTTATCGTTCGGTACACTATGGGGATGCGCGCTTTCCATCACTCGGTACTCTATTCCAGAGGAGATGGAAGAGGGCTCCTTTGTTGCCAATCTGGCCACAGATTTAGGTCTGGATGTTCGCAGTTTGGTGGAGCGCAGAGCAAAACTCGATGTCATTCACAGCAAGAATTACCTTGACATCAACAAAGAAACAGGGGAGTTGATCATCCGCGAGAAGATCGACCGGGAAAGCATATGCATGACTAAAACCACCTCGTGCTTTCTGAAAATGGATGTCATACTCGAAAACCCCATTCGCATTTTTAACATCGAGTTGGAAATCATGGACATCAACGACAACGCGCCCGTGTTTCGCAGAAGGACAATGCACTTGGACGTGTCGGAGGCAACCCCTCCCGGTGAGAGATTTTCATTGACAAACGCCGTGGATGCGGATGTGGGGGCGAATTCAATCAAGACCTACTATCTCAGCCAGAGCCAATACTTCAACATCGACATACAGACTGGCAGCGATGGCTCCAAATATGTCGATTTAGTGCTGAACGGTAATTTGGATCGAGAGGAGCATGCAGTTCATAATTTGATTTTAACCGCTGTGGATGGAGGGGTGCCTCCCCGCTCCGGCACAGCCAGCATCGTTATCAATGTCTTGGATATCAATGACAACGCCCCCCTGTTCAGTCAGCCGGTGTTTGCAGTCAACGTTTCAGAGAACTCGGCTGCAGGGACAGTGGTCATGACCTTAAACGCAACAGACTTGGATGAAGGCACGAACGCTCAGTTAGTATATTCATACACTCTCTACACCTCAGAGAAGACTCAGGAGCTCTTCTCACTTGATCCAAGCTCGGGTGAGATCAAGGTGAAGGGGGTGATCGACTACGAAGAGAGTCAGAGTTTTGAGATGCACATACAGGCTCAGGACAGAGGGGCCAACCCGTTGTCCGGTCACTGTAAAGTCATGGTGTTCGTCACAGATCTGAATGATAACTACCCAGAGGTGATCATCAAGTCTGTGAAAAGTGCGCTGACTGAGAATGTCTCAGTAGGGACGCTAATAGCAGTGGTCAGTGTCAGTGACAGGGACTCTGGGGTCAACGGGGAGGTGGCGCTCACTCTGAATCAGCAGCGGTCTTTGCCGTTCCGCCTCAACAGATCCTCAGAGGGTTACTTTGAGCTGCTGGTTTCAAAGCCGCTAGACAGAGAGGTAGTAAGCAAATATGACATCACCCTGAGGGTGACAGACAAAGGCTCGCCGCCCTTATCTGAAAACGAAACCATCACTTTAGAGATTCTAGATGTCAATGACAATGCACCCACATTCCCCCAGTCCTTCTACACCATCCATGTGGTGGAGAATAACCTACCAGGGGCATTGTTGACATCTCTTAGTGCGTTTGACCCAGATCTCAATGAAAACCAGTACTTGGTTTATTTCATAATGGAGAAGGAGATTGTTAACACGTCTATGTCAATGCTGTTCTCCATCAACCCTGAGAACGGTGATCTCTATGCCCTGAAGACCTTTGactatgagagagagagggatttcCTTTTCCACATCGAGGCTCGAGACTCTGGTGTTCCCCCGCTGAGCAGCAATGTGACAGTTCACATCATCATTCTGGACCAGAATGACAACACTCCTCTCATAGTGTCACCGTGGAGGGCTCAGGGCTCTGTCGTGGAGGAGGTGATACCGAGGTCCACGGATAAGGGGCACCTGGTGGCCAAAGTGATCGCTATCGATGCAGATTCTGAGCAGAACTCCAGGGTCACGTATCAGCTCCTGCAGATCAGCGATGCAAGCCTCTTCAGCCTGGACCAGTACAACGGTGAGATCCGGACGACGAGGATGTTCAGTTACAGAGACCCAAGACAACAGCGGCTGGTGATTGTTGCCAAAGACAATGGCGAACCTGCTCTCTCTGCTACCGTCACCATCAAGATATCAACAGTGGAACATGTCATGTCCTTTTCAGAGACCACAGAGCTGCCAATAGAGTACGATGTCTTCACAGACCTGAACCTGTACTTAGTAATCGGCTTAGGGGCCgtgtcatttctgctgctgataaCCATCTTGGTTATTATTGTGCTGAAGTGTCAAAAACCAAAGCCAAAGGCCATCAAGATCCCCCCAGCCAACAGAAACAGCGTGATCAGCAGGAACAGCGTGATCAGCCAGAGAAGCTCCACCATCGCAGATTCCACCCTCATCTCCAGCGATGCCTATTGGTACAGTTTGTTCCTCGCAGAGACCAGGAAAGGCAAAGTGGTCGTGAGACAGCCGATAATTCCCAAAGGAGCAGGGTATTTTGTGTCCAGTATACCCAGGAGCATAGGGCCAAGTGAGACCACAGACTCCAGAGCATCCACACTGGAG